The DNA window CGTCGTCCTTCTCGATGAGCTTGCGCACGTCGTAGTAGGGCTGCAGAAGCGGCGGGCCGACGCGGCCCTGCATGCGGGCCGAGATCCTGCGGTCGAGGCCGGCGAGCAGGCAGCCCGCCACCGGCGCCAGGACGGCGAAGGCGAGGGTGCCGACGAGCACGAGGAGCAGTTGCATACCAGATCACACCCTTCCCTAGAACATCCCCGGCACGGCCGCGGCCGAGGCCGCGAACGCGGCGATGATTATGAGCGCGCATACGGCGGTGCCCGCCGGCGAGATGCGGGCCTCGCCGAAGACGCCCTCGAGGTACCAGTTGCGCGCCGTGGCGGCCGTCTCGCCCGAGAGCGAGTTGCTGAACGTCCGCTCGGCGTTGTCGCGGCTCACGCCGGCCAGGTACACGTCCGCCCGCTTGGCCTTGGAGCGCCCGAGCCCGGCGAACAGCACGATGGCGACGACGGCCGACAGGATGGAGGCGATCCAGAGGTTCGCGGCCGAGATGTCCTGGCCGAGGGCGCCGAACACGCTGTAGACGTAGGGCTCCACGACGGCCCAGGAGATGACCGGCAGGCCGACGCAGCACAGGACGACGAGCACGGCCATGGCCAGGATGGCGATCCACTCGCTTTTGTGCACGCCCTCCTCCACGTTCTCGCGCCCGGCGGCGATGCCGGAGAGCTTGCCGAGCCACTTGGCCCAGAACATGAACGTGGCGGCCGAGCCGAACGCGAGCACGATGATGAGCGCCACCTGGCCGGTCTCGGCGAAGGAGACGAGCGTGGCCCACTTGGCCACCAGCATGCCGAAGGGCGCGATGAACATGCACAGGATGCCGAGCATCATGAAGCGCGCCAGGCGCGGCATGCGCTCGAAGAGCAGGTCCATGTCCTCGATGTCGCGGCTGCCGATATGGTGCTCGGCCGTGCCGACGCACAGGAACAGAAGCGACTTCGCGATGGCGTGGAACAGGATGAGGAACGCGGCGGCCCACACGGCCTCCGGCGTGCCCACGCCGGCGCACGCCGCGATGAGCCCGAGGTTGGCGATGGTGGAGTACGCGAGCACGCGCTTGGCGTTGGTCTGCGAGATGGCCATGAACGAGCAGAGCGCGAACGTGATGCCGCCCACGAGCACGACCATGAGGGAGGGCACCGCGGCCAGGAACCCGGCCTGCGGGTCGGCCACGCCGGCGTACATCACGGGCGCGAGCTTCACGAGCAGGAACACGCCCGCCTTCACCATCGTGGAGGAGTGGAGCAGGGCCGAGGTGGGCGTGGGCGCCACCATGGCG is part of the Arabiibacter massiliensis genome and encodes:
- a CDS encoding proton-conducting transporter membrane subunit; translation: MALLGFLILFPLVVAGVLLIVRNNRARNAIVAASALVIALASVWLAVSGIGTSGIVLLPFGPHVLDYVCTGIGVTIAAVIFFYGVKYRNVLACVLAAIQATLSLVLEFGFAWRIEVHQGLYFDSLSLLMALIIGIIGSGICVYAIGYMEDFHAHHQAEGDENVDRRPRFFALMFLLLGAMFGVVFSNNMHWLFSSWEITTLCSFLLIGYTRTGEAIGNAFRQVTMNMLGGIAFLVALIVCASSLGTLSLIDFLVIGVQNPALVVLPVTALAFAGLVKAAQMPFHTWLLGAMVAPTPTSALLHSSTMVKAGVFLLVKLAPVMYAGVADPQAGFLAAVPSLMVVLVGGITFALCSFMAISQTNAKRVLAYSTIANLGLIAACAGVGTPEAVWAAAFLILFHAIAKSLLFLCVGTAEHHIGSRDIEDMDLLFERMPRLARFMMLGILCMFIAPFGMLVAKWATLVSFAETGQVALIIVLAFGSAATFMFWAKWLGKLSGIAAGRENVEEGVHKSEWIAILAMAVLVVLCCVGLPVISWAVVEPYVYSVFGALGQDISAANLWIASILSAVVAIVLFAGLGRSKAKRADVYLAGVSRDNAERTFSNSLSGETAATARNWYLEGVFGEARISPAGTAVCALIIIAAFAASAAAVPGMF